Within the Desulfitibacter sp. BRH_c19 genome, the region TATTGTAGCTTATGGAACATCTGCTAGAATAGCTGAAAGTGTAGTTAATATTGCACGAGAGCAGAATATCAGGTTAGGTTTATTTAGGCCTGTCACCGTATGGCCATTTCCTTATGACCCACTATTTTCTTTTGTACATCAAGTGAAGGAATTTTTGGTTTTAGAAATGTCTACTGGGCAAATGATTGAGGATGTTCAAATAGCTGTAGGTAAAGCAAAACCAGTTTTACATTTAGGGAGATATGGAGGGGTAATACCACTTCCTTCTGAATTATTGGATAAGATTAAAGAGTTAACCATGGAGGATTGAAATGGAAAAAATAATGTCGAGACCAAAATCTTTGATAGACGTTCCCATGCACTATTGTCCTGGATGTACTCATGGTATTATCCATCGAATAGTGGCTGAAATTATTGATGAAATGGATATAAGAAACAATACTGTTGGGATTGCTTCAGTAGGTTGTTCTTGCTTTTGTTACGATTATTTTGATATAGATATGTCTGCTACAGCTCATGGCCGTGCTCCTGCTACGGCTACAGGTGTTAAGAGAGTACAACCGGACAAATTAGTTTTTACCTATCAGGGAGACGGAGACCTATGTGCTATAGGTTGTTCCGAAGTTATTCATGCGGCTGTAAGAGGTGAAAACATAACTGTAATATTTGTAAACAACGGTATTTATGGCATGACAGGTGGACAAATGGCTCCCACAAGTCTGCTCGGAATGAAAACTACAACTTCCCCTTATGGAAGAACCGTAAGAGATGCAGGATATCCTATTAAAATGATAGAGATGCTAGCTCTACAGGAAGGCTGCACCTATGCAGAACGAACAAAAGTAAGTAGTGCTAAGAATGTAAATAGGACTAAGAAAGCTATACGTCAAGCTTTTGAATTGCAACTTAGTGGCAAGGGTTTTACTGTAGTTGAAATTCTCAGTACTTGCCCGACTAACTGGGGTTTAGATCCTTTGGAGGCCATTGCTTGGATGGAAGAAAAACTAGAAGCCAATTACCCACTGGGTGTTATTAAAGCACCTAAGGAGGTTATTTGACAATGAAGCATGAGCTAATATTTGCTGGTTTTGGTGGTCAAGGAATTATGTCAATGGGAAAGGTCTTATCATATGCGGCTATGCTAGAAGGAAAGCATGTAATGTTTATACCTGCATATGGGTCAGAAATGCGAGGTGGGACAGCTAGTTGTACCGTAATTATTTCTGACAGATCAATTGACGCACCAGTAGCTCCTTTCCCATCCCTATTGGTAGCAATGAATTCACCCTCATTGGATAGATTTCAACCTCGCGTCCGTAAGAATGGGATAATTATTATAAACGCTACAATACTCGACAAGGAACAGGAACGGCATGATGTTAAAAATATTAGAATTCCCGCCGATAAGATTGCTACTGATTTAGGTAATGAAAAGGTATCAAATATGGTTATTTTAGGTGCAGTATTAAAATGCACAGAATGTGTTGCTATGGACTATATTATGGCTGCTCTAAAAAAGACTCTGCCGGAAAGGCATCATAAAATGCTACCCTTAAACGAGAAGGCCCTATATAAAGGAATTGAGATGGCCGAAGGTGGTGTAAATTATTATGGTTGAGAACAAACAGGCATGCTATCAAGCTAAAAAAAATTGGAAGCAAGTGGATAGTTTGCGTATGGGAATGGATTGGGATGAAGAGGACTTAGAAAGACCACAAATCCTTATAGATGATGTATGGGGTACTACTCATCCAGGAAATTATCATTTGGATACTCTTACAAAACAAGCAGGTATTGGTGTATACCAAAGTGGAGGCAAACCAACCTATTGTCATATTTCTGATGTTTCATCTGATAAAACTCTCAATACAACAACAGCATTAATTACAGAAGGGAGATTTTCAGGGTTTTCAAGTGGGCTCTGTATTGGTCATGTATCTCCAGAGGCAATAGATGGTGGGCCAATTGCTGTAATTGAAAATGATGACTTAATTCAGATTGATATACCTAATCGCGAACTAAATATTATTGGTATCAAAGGGCAAAAGCGAACACAAGATGAAATTATAAAAATCTTAAAACAACGTAGTAAAGGAGTATTGAAACGCTATACTGATAATGCAGTTTCCGCAATGAAGGGTGCTTATGTAGAATGAAAACTACCATTTTTACTGGTGATTATGGATGCGGAAAAACATTACTAGCCTTGCATTATGCTTTAAGGTTGGCTCATGGGGCAAATAGAGTCCTTCTAGTTGATGCTGACAACTCTAAGCCATGTTTCCGGTTACGGGATGCTGTTAAAAAATATAAGCTTCCTGAAAATATTGATCTCATTCAACCCGAAGGAAAGGTAGCACATACAGATATTCCTACAGTAACCCATACCCTTGGCGCCCTTTTAAAATCCATAGAATACGATAGTGTGGTTTTAGACATACCTGGTGACTTCAAGGGCCGTTCTGTTCTAGGCCGGTTAAGAAAGTCCATTGATTTATCCTTCGAGTTATTATTTGTTGTGAATACCAGCAGGCCTCTTAATAATATCTTAGCAGATATTGTAACTCATGTTAGAAAAATAGAAATGGTATCAGGTATGAAGGTGACAGGACTTGTTTCTAATACAAATATTGCTCAAGAAACTACTATGGAGGTAGTACTAAAAGGATTTGAAATATTATTACAGGTATCAAAACATCTACAAATACCAATAAAAATGATTGGATGGATACCAGGTAGCCATGGAATAATACCTGATTGGGATGGAATATATTTGGAGGTTAATCCACCTCAGCAATTTGTGTAGAATCTTAACCTTTGGATCTTGAAGGTCTTAAGAAAGGAAGAAAGGATGCTTAGGAGGGGAAAAATTGAAGACAAGAGATGACTATATAGAATCCTTAAGAAAAATGGACTTTAAGCTTTATATGTTTGGTGAGGTCGTTACAGACATTGTAGATCATCCAATTATTAGACCGTCTTTAAACTCTGTGGCTATGACATATGAATTAGCTAATGATGGACAATATGAAGATTTAATGACAGTCAATTCTAGTCTCACGGGTAAAGTTATTAATCGTTTTACCCATTTGCATCAAAGTACTGATGATTTAATAAAAAAGGTGAAAATGCAACGTTTACTTGGTCAGAAAACAGGGTCTTGCTTTCAGCGTTGTGTAGGCATGGATGCCTTTAATGCCATAGATAGTGTAACATATGAAATAGACCAGAAATATAAGACTGAGTATCATAAAAGATTTCGAAATTACTTAGTAAGAGTACAAAACGAAGATCTGGTTGTAGATGGAGCCATGACTGATGTCAAGGGAGACAGGAGTTTGTCCCCATCAAAGCAGAAAGATCCGGATATGTACTTGCATATTGTAGAGGATAATAAGGATGGAATTATAGTTAATGGAGCAAAGGCCCATCAAACGGGGGCCTTAAATTCCCATGAGATTCTTGTCATGCCGACCTTAGCAATGGGTGAGCAAGATAAGAACTATGCTGTTTGTTTTAGCGTTCCTGCTGATGCTCAGGGGATTACCTATATTTATGGACGTCAGTCCTGTGACACACGAAAGATTGAGGAAAGTGATATAGATGTTGGTAATGCTAGATTTGGGGGTCAGGAAGCCTTAGTTATTTTTGATAATGTATTTGTGACATGGGATAGGGTTTTTATGTGTAGGGAATTTGACTTTTCTAATATGTTAGTGGAACGTTTTGCAGGATATCATCGCCAGAGTTATGGTGGATGTAAGGTAGGAGTAGGAGATGTTCTAATTGGAGCGGTTGCTCTAGCCGCTGAATATAATGGAGTAAGTAAAGCGAGCCACATTAAAGACAAAATAATTGAAATGATTCATTTGAATGAAACTTTGTATTCGTGTGGAATAGCTTGCTCATGTCAGGGTTGCCCAACAGCTAGTGGAACCTATTTAATAGATTTGCTGCTGGCAAATATCTGTAAGCAAAATGTAACTAGATTTCCCTATGAGATTGCTCGTTTAGCTGAAGATATCGGTGGAGGTTTGATTGCGACTTTACCATCAGAAAAGGACTTTAGGAATTCCGAAATTGGCCCTCTTATTGATAAGTATATTAGGGGAGTATTCGAGGTCCCTACAGAAAATAGATTGCGCATTACTAGGTTAATTGAAAACATCACCTTAGGGACTGCAGCCGTTGGATACCGAACAGAGTCTATGCACGGAGCTGGTTCTCCACAAGCTCAAAGAATTATAATTTCGAGACAAAGCAATCTAGAATATAAAAAAGGATTAGCCAAAAATATTGCAGGAATAGTTGACTAAGGTTATATTTTCATAGTAATTAAGCATTCCATAGAAGACGTCCAATCTTCTACAGGAAATATAATATACTTGCTAAAAAATAGCCGTTTTTTAATCCATTTACTCCATATTTCTAATTCTTGTAAATTATTACATCCTACAATATAATGAAAGACATGAGTGTGATACGATTAT harbors:
- a CDS encoding 2-oxoglutarate oxidoreductase → MEKIMSRPKSLIDVPMHYCPGCTHGIIHRIVAEIIDEMDIRNNTVGIASVGCSCFCYDYFDIDMSATAHGRAPATATGVKRVQPDKLVFTYQGDGDLCAIGCSEVIHAAVRGENITVIFVNNGIYGMTGGQMAPTSLLGMKTTTSPYGRTVRDAGYPIKMIEMLALQEGCTYAERTKVSSAKNVNRTKKAIRQAFELQLSGKGFTVVEILSTCPTNWGLDPLEAIAWMEEKLEANYPLGVIKAPKEVI
- a CDS encoding 2-oxoacid:ferredoxin oxidoreductase subunit gamma is translated as MKHELIFAGFGGQGIMSMGKVLSYAAMLEGKHVMFIPAYGSEMRGGTASCTVIISDRSIDAPVAPFPSLLVAMNSPSLDRFQPRVRKNGIIIINATILDKEQERHDVKNIRIPADKIATDLGNEKVSNMVILGAVLKCTECVAMDYIMAALKKTLPERHHKMLPLNEKALYKGIEMAEGGVNYYG
- a CDS encoding 4-hydroxybutyryl-CoA dehydratase, with the translated sequence MDFKLYMFGEVVTDIVDHPIIRPSLNSVAMTYELANDGQYEDLMTVNSSLTGKVINRFTHLHQSTDDLIKKVKMQRLLGQKTGSCFQRCVGMDAFNAIDSVTYEIDQKYKTEYHKRFRNYLVRVQNEDLVVDGAMTDVKGDRSLSPSKQKDPDMYLHIVEDNKDGIIVNGAKAHQTGALNSHEILVMPTLAMGEQDKNYAVCFSVPADAQGITYIYGRQSCDTRKIEESDIDVGNARFGGQEALVIFDNVFVTWDRVFMCREFDFSNMLVERFAGYHRQSYGGCKVGVGDVLIGAVALAAEYNGVSKASHIKDKIIEMIHLNETLYSCGIACSCQGCPTASGTYLIDLLLANICKQNVTRFPYEIARLAEDIGGGLIATLPSEKDFRNSEIGPLIDKYIRGVFEVPTENRLRITRLIENITLGTAAVGYRTESMHGAGSPQAQRIIISRQSNLEYKKGLAKNIAGIVD